The following proteins come from a genomic window of Salvia hispanica cultivar TCC Black 2014 chromosome 4, UniMelb_Shisp_WGS_1.0, whole genome shotgun sequence:
- the LOC125221257 gene encoding uncharacterized protein LOC125221257, giving the protein MNPDDYDLSASDGCRRALTRALFDAVNEAKAECLAQMQREQAAAEARVPRPIRRRTFVSREHDVAHERLFADYFAENPRWGPNVFHRRFRMSRDLFLRIVHTLEGRDEYFQYREDGIGRPGLTPLQKCTVAIRQLAYGTTADMFDEYLHVGDTTGRECLKTFCKLVVEAFGDTYLRRPTADDCQSLMRMHETVHGFPGMLGSIDCMHWQWKNCPTAWRGQFTSGYKGSIQMLARLI; this is encoded by the exons atgaatcccgacgACTACGATTTGAGTGCATCGGATGGCTGCAGACGGGCCTTGACTCGAGCCTTGTTCGATGCCGTTAATGAAGCCAAGGCGGAATGCTTGGCACAAATGCAGCGGGAGCAGGCAGCGGCGGAGGCGCGGGTCCCTCGCCCGATACGACGTCGGACGTTTGTCTCCCGCGAGCACGACGTAGCGCACGAACGTCTGTTCGCAGATTATTTTGCCGAGAATCCAAGGTGGGGCCCGAATGTTTTTCACCGACGTTTTAGAATGAGCCGAGATCTTTTTCTCCGCATTGTGCACACGTTGGAGGGACGTGATGAGTACTTCCAGTATCGGGAAGACGGGATCGGCAGACCCGGACTTACGCCGTTGCagaagtgcacggttgcgatccgccagttggcctacggcacAACAgcggatatgttcgacgagtaccttcacGTCGGGGATACAACTGGCCGCGAATGTCTCAAGACTTTTTGTAAGTTAGTTGTGGAGGCTTTTGGCGACACATATTTGCGACGCCCGACTGCTGACGATTGCCAGAGCCTGATGCGGATGCACGAGACGGTGCACGGCTTCCCTGGGATGCTAGGGAGCATCGACTGTATGCACtggcagtggaagaactgcccgACGGCCtggagaggccaatttacTAGCGGCTACAAGGGCAGcatt CAAATGCTAGCAAGGTTAATCTGA